Below is a window of Quercus robur chromosome 6, dhQueRobu3.1, whole genome shotgun sequence DNA.
atcttttttcttttatcttgtcCGAGAAAAACAACAGCTTCTGTTGCTCTTATTATGACTTATGGGTTATGAAACCTGCGACCACTATGTTTTCTGAAATTATGAATTTGACTTTAAAGTTTTCTAAATCAAATTCAATGTTGGTTGCATACGATAATATGCACTCGCACCCTTagcaaatattattatttttatttttattaattttttccgCCCATGAGCTAGGATACACAACAAAAATGCAGCAatagtaaggaaaaaaaaaaaaaaaaatcaaatgataccaaacaaacattgatGACTCAATTAGGGTATGAGCCAATAGTCTTGTAGTTGAGCTAATACTTTTTAGCATTTTGAACTGagatgtttaaaatttaaatttcctaTCTTTTGTTATAACATTGAATATATCAAACAAATTAGGGAATgatattttaaatctaaaaaattaacctcttaaaaattttaaagtcaTAAGAATTAATATTgaattaacattattattacTGTAGGGgcacgattctcaagcggcccaacaatgatgttgggctcgcgcgtgatggatccctcacaataaattttgtagagagtgggcttgaaaggctagaaTTGGGTCACGGGGCGCTAGTACGGGCCGGaccttagataaacctagactagaaaaggctttagtccggaTATCTAAGCCcattaactttataaattgagggattgggctcctcggatccTGTCTGAGGAGCActagtgtttttctccggttacccgtcgatgggttttccACGGTGGAGCACGTATACTACCCGGGCATTCTCTTTCTtggagttttttccaggaagtggGATGGATCCCTCAACTTTGTCACCTTACgctttcttttatactagcctacgttcattatcccccgtccacgtgtagggtcgacttttccaggacagagatttgtcccatcagtctaatcttgaaattgtgggagatggtcaataaagcctGGGAATCCGGTTTTATTAGGTGcaatgtcatgtcaatgaagggtattaaggactatttccccgagatattttctgatcttttaagtttgctggtattccactttcgtcaatgggattttgggtcttccgaggactgagcggtcctcggacgtatcttcgggccactttgggctcactatttttgggtttgggccctggcctccttcagtttggggtctgtgaactccccataagcgagcgggccgaacccacaaactattggaccccacaattaCGACTaggatatatataaattttggaaGTATGACATActttaggtaaaaaaaaaatataaaagtcaTGATTTTAGAAACCGAATTGGATTGGCTGGTTCAATTAGAAATCAAACCTTCAATTGGTctaataaaaaccataaaattggTGATTCAATATTAAAAACTGTCGGTAAAAACCGAGAATCAGATCATTTTTTAGTTATCTGACCATtccaattttaaaaatcatgataaaagtataaaatttaattattcaaaacaattttattcatttaatagatatagaattaaaaatttgacaataattaaaaataaataaatgataaaccattatacatttttttttttaatttgagaaacacacacacatatataggaGAAGGAGATGAATGAGAGAATATATTCACACGCCATTATACATTGATATAACATAAACATAATTTGTTCAAAGATGAACTTATGGATAATTTATTTTCCTAGAgtgatattttgaaatttagtaTTCCGCATCATTGGAAATATCACAATTAAATTTATGCTAAACTTTATGTTTTTCACTTGAACCTGAAGTTAGAGGTCTTGTATTTTCATGAgaatttagatattttttagaattataatctaaaaaaaatctttaaaaaaaaaacctaagaatTTATAAactctcaaaaattaaaagtttcaTTCATAAATTCATACATAATCGCAAAATCATCCAATCAATAATGCACATTATACTCCTATGGTATCTATTAGAAAAAGTGATTCTAAAAAATAAgtgttattattaaaaaatgagtGCTAGGGGCATATTTCAtgtataaataacaaaataggGGCCAACCCGCAAATATGCCTAAGTATACTATAGTGTTAACACTCACACAGTGCTTGGTGGTAGTTTTTACTTACTAGCATTACTATTGCTTTACTTTCAGTtccagtttttttattttatgtgaaaGCTAAAAACTGTGGGCGCTCACGGTGCTGTTGTACGCAACTACTCATAGCATAGATTGATGGCGAACTCTCTGCAACGCAGTATCTGGAGCCATGGTCGTGGTCTCCGAACCACGCTAGTCCAGTGGTCCAGACCATTCTCCGCCGACGCACTGGTCGAGAGAAAGCCTAGCGAGATCGGCGTCGTCTCCGGAATCCCCGATGAACACCTTCGTCGCAGGGtacacctttcttttttttctttaggcttCAATTTGATTCATCTTTTTTGACCCAGTTTCTAATGGATCATATTCTTTcaagttttcatttttaatatatgaaatgaaaatttgactTCTTGGGAtttgggtatatatatattttttcttgctGAGATTGAATTTTTGCTAAGTAGACTTGGGCCTTTCCAATTTCAAACATGAAAATTGAGCtgggttttgtgtgtgtgtgtggataatttgatagttgtgAGCTGGGTATTTTACTTGCTAGTGTTTTGGGAATTGAGGGGAGCTGGAAATGCTTATATTTAGGCGGATTGGAAATGCGGTTTAGTACTGATAGGTTAAGGTTTTCTTTCaaaagtacttttttttcttcaataatttgAAGTGCATTGTAGGTTGTCATTTACGCACCTGCTAGAACTGCGACTCAACAAGGATCGGGAAAAGTtggaaggtggaagatcaattTTATGTCAACACAGAAGTATGTTCTTTTTATCTGTATAAAGGGTTGTCATTTTTGTCTAGAAATTTGAATTCTCTTTCAAGTCAATGATTTTTTGTGGTAGGAATGTGTTCTAATTCGATTTGTAATGTGTAGGTAGGTAAATAGTGTTTGTTTCGTGCAATCTTATGTACTAGGCTTTCCACTGAGCAGCCTCAACGATCTATTAGAAATGACACTTACATGTGCTAAGACTATATTACCGATATATGCATAATCGCTAAACTATATTAAACTATTTATATAAGACTATAAATTAATCTTTTcctgaaattttcaaatttatactTAACTATTTGATGATTAAAAGTGAAATGCCCAAGTTTATTCAAGTGATTTATTGTCAATGATTGTTCTCTATTTTGTGAATACTTCCTTAAATTATTTGCAATTTAATGAATTACTAGAATaaccaagaaagctaaaatgcTTCACTTTTACTGTACAATGTCTTTCTTGAATTTGGACCAAAGGGGAATGAACATCCTTTATACATTCAGGAAACTAACAGTCAAGCACAGGTTTATGGGTAACACATGTTACAATGTTTTCTGCCCTCAAATGTTTTGCAAGGAGCATGCAATCAAGTCCTTATATACGAATTTTAGTGCTCAATATTActggaataattattttatcaCCTTTATCGTGTGATTAATGTTCCTACTAATATGTTTCTAGGTGGGAAAATCCATTGATGGGCTGGACATCCACTGGGGACCCATATGCCAATGTTGGTGATGCTGCATTGAGTTTTGATAGTGAAGAAGCTGCAAAGTCATTTGCAGAAAGGCATGGTTGGGATTATGTGGTATGTGTTATTTccctttttaaatattttctactgcaagggattttttttataatttttattttaggtaaatTACACTATCCTCCCTCAAGGTTTGGGAGAATGTCAGGAACCTCCTTCCATTTTCAGAAATGAGTTTTAGCCCCCTATTCACTATTTTGACGAAACAACcaaattattctattttttttcttgtatgcTTTAAACTATTGTTGCAATTGCACATGCTTATACAttagtttttcttgttttgtcttgtttaGGTGCGTGTTTTAGCACAAGCAAGTTCAGTAGTTCACATCTTTAAGTTTGTGAGGGTTCTGGTCAATGTATGATTGTTATTGGACATGAAATATGAGTTGTGAATCTGCCTTTTGTTGTTCCCTTGTCTCAATTTTGTGTTGTTATTAGCTTTGTATCTGCTGTCTGCTTGTCTTGTATAATGCTTTTCTACAGTTTGGGAACTTTAAATTTGATGGCATTATGTTCtattaccttttctttttttgaaactttaaatttttgtgtcaatatgttctgaatttttatttttcagtttaaTTTCTGTGTCATAAAATGCTTGTAGTTTCACTGTCGCTACTTTGCTttcaaattgtttaaattattggTTGAAAACTCCCATTGATAGTTCTTTGATGAatgcatatttttttctttgacctCAAGTTTTTGTTCCCATTTATCCTATTGACAAAAGTTCTTGAATTCATCTGCAGGTTAAGAAACGCCACACACCATTGTTGAAGGTTTGAGATTCTTCCACTTTCCTTTTGACAGTTTTAGCTATTTTCATGATCCTACAAATAGCTGAATTTATATCTTTAGGGTTATTGTTGGACTGGGGGACTCAACAATAGTTGTTAGATTTGACATTGAGATAACACTTTTTGGCTGGCCATAAGAATAGGGAacatgcttgatttttttttggaaaatggaaTGATTAGGTTGAGGTCTTGGGTTCAAGATGCATTGGGTGTTTATGTGTtacttataataattaaaagaaaagaattggGTCCACATGGGTTTACTATTGCCTTCTTCCAGTCTTGCTAGTTTGTGGTAATAACACTATAATGTTCTTCTCTGAATTTTATGAtaagtgctttttgaaaaaagtttgaATGCTACCTTAACATTTGTGACTTTAATTCCAAAGAAAATGGGTGCTATTGAAGTAAAGGATTTTAGGCCAATTAGCCTTGTGAgtagtatatataaaattttggcAAAGGTGCCTAATGGTGGGAGGCTTGGGATAAGCTTTAGACATCCTAGATTCAAATCCCCACGAGGAGTTTCCATGGATTACCTGATACACACTTCTGGCAGGCGGAGTCATGTATCTTGAGTTTACTCCCCAAGGGTGGGTCCAAAGGACCTTTCCTTGGTAAGGTTCCATGtcatcaaaaaatatttggcaaaggTTTTAGCAAACCGATTGAAAAGGGTATTAGAGGAGATAGTGTCTGATATGTAGAATGCCTTCATCCAAGGGCGACAAATTCTTGATTTGGTCTTGATAGCGAATGAATGTTTGAATAGTCGTCTAAAATCTAGCAGACCAGGGGTGCCATGTAAATTGGATGTGGAGAAGACTTGCGATCATTTCAATTGGGATTTTCTGCTGTGTGTGGTTCAAAGGTGTGGTTTTGGTGAAAGATGGATGAAGTGGGTGGAGTTCTATATTTCTACTGTAAAATTCTTTATTTTGGTGAATGGCACACCTACTGGTATTTTTGCTAGTAGCAGAGGTGTCCAGCAGGGGGATCCACTATTCCACTTTCCCATTGCTGTTTGTGATTGTCATGGTAGCTTTGGGTAGGATGATTACAAGGGCGGTGTCAGGAGGGTATCTGAAGTTTCCGTTGACAATTTGAGTGGTGAGTCatcaagagccttgtagttcaATTGGTTGGCACCTCTTGGTGTTTTCAATAGAGAcatccaaggttcaaatcccccctcccccaactattgaattgtcaaaaaatttgAGAGGTGAGtcatttctcttctctttgtGGATGATACACTCATCTTCACTTTGAGTAGGATGATGATACACTGAATGAGAAGCCACATGGATTCAGGTGGCTGAAATGAGTTCCAGCAATGCTGGTGGAAGGAGCCAATAGTTGATAATATAATCTATGGTGGCAATGAAACTTAGAAAGAGAGTTCTTTCGAATAATCAAGGGAGAAAAATGTGATTGGTCAATAGTTGATAATATAATCCAAGGAGCCAATAAGAAGCAgccaattttaaaaaataaatcagatgtaTTAAATTTGGATGGGTTGGGTTTGTTGGGTAggtttttctcacacttgacacCTGCCTGAATACTAAATTTCCTCAAAAACTGCCCCCCCATGGCCCAAGCTGACTTTCTACTTGTTCAAACCCATCCGCGACCCTTTAGGTCAGGTTTCTAGGTTATTAAGCACCACTGTCTGGAATATTGATTCATTGTGGCCATGTAAGTTCACGATTTAGATGGGTTTTAGTCAGCATGTGGCTAGTCTTGTGTTGTTGTATCGACACATGACCCAAGAAACATAACATGATCATAGCCATCCTTAGAATATTGTTTCATCTGCTTGTTCAAA
It encodes the following:
- the LOC126732915 gene encoding NADH dehydrogenase [ubiquinone] iron-sulfur protein 4, mitochondrial; this translates as MANSLQRSIWSHGRGLRTTLVQWSRPFSADALVERKPSEIGVVSGIPDEHLRRRVVIYAPARTATQQGSGKVGRWKINFMSTQKWENPLMGWTSTGDPYANVGDAALSFDSEEAAKSFAERHGWDYVVKKRHTPLLKVKTYAENFKWKGPPKTEVPQKTEEN